A stretch of Babesia bigemina genome assembly Bbig001, chromosome : III DNA encodes these proteins:
- a CDS encoding tRNA pseudouridine synthase, putative, producing the protein MTVAVLLQCVVVVASAVASGFGLRPLRPQPPPISGILNLYKSPGMTSNDACQIVKRILTDGLRERMATPRRPKIKVGHGGTLDMHAEGVLAIGVGSATKLLSFYLKGSKTYEATGVLGYETNTLDSHGETVKEAPWQHVTDADLDSAIQSMQGPYDQVPPLYSCRLGSWAINHETAKKHCGRSLRDYAIRSLPVEVKSSLVTVHSIERIRVPGAELPRFALRVTGSGGTYVRSLIRDIAYKLNTLGTLQSLVRTAKCDLTVDDALRIDSLDYDTIVQNLRTQNLS; encoded by the exons ATGACCGTTGCCGTGCTTCTGCAGTGCGTGGTGGTCGTGGCGAGCGCCGTCGCAAGCGGGTTCGGACTGCGGCCTTTGCGCCCTCAACCACCGCCGATAAGCGGCATCCTGAACCTCTACAAGTCCCCAGGAATGACCTCGAATGATGCCTGCCAGATTGTTAAGCGGATACTCACGGACGGGCTGCGGGAGCGGATGGCGACACCAAGACGCCCTAAAATAAAGGTGGGGCACGGGGGCACTCTGGACATGCACGCCGAAGGCGTGCTCGCCATCGGCGTGGGCAGCGCAACTAAGTTGCTATCCTTCTACCTCAAGG GTAGTAAAACGTACGAGGCGACTGGGGTGCTGGGATACGAAACCAATACGCTCGATTCCCAT GGGGAGACGGTCAAGGAAGCGCCTTGGCAGCACGTTACTGACGCCGACCTAGACAGCGCCATCCAGTCGATGCAGGGGCCGTATGACCAAGTGCCGCCGCTGTACAGCTGTAGGTTAGGCAGTTGGGCGATTAATCATGAAACAGCGAAAAAGCACTGCGGCAGGAGCCTGCGGGATTATGCAATCCGAAGCCTGCCAGTGGAGGTCAAGTCGTCACTGGTCACAGTGCACAGCATCGAGAGGATACGCGTCCCTGGTGCA GAGCTCCCTCGGTTCGCGTTAAGGGTCACCGGCTCAGGCGGCACCTACGTGCGCAGCCTCATCCGAGACATCGCATACAAACTGAACACGCTTGGCACGCTGCAGTCCCTG GTGAGAACCGCCAAGTGTGACCTGACGGTGGACGATGCGCTGCGCATCGACAGCCTGGACTACGACACCATAGTGCAGAACCTCAGAACGCAAAATTTGTCATAA
- a CDS encoding VOLTAGE-GATED CATION CHANNEL (CALCIUM AND SODIUM), putative: MVTTAGNSMGGGAGDLAAGESLPLNMRLAAASRATPVREGLPGGNSFGETAAISSSVTSYPPLRYCGSGVVDARKYREELLMITRNHEDMGKRMYTHPYYKWFLMGIVVGYSCFLGFCTLLDWHDFSTPWVTTIFVFRFLFFVVFTFDLIMQSTQDMNIKIYRNPEFLVDLALLICEAASTIYVAHAVLNHCSSLPVVVDKCQQDLNNLRIWSCIPLLRLYKLCMHCGPLRTLTKGILLSIQSLAWTAVFVVMVIYACAIYTTWVFTEVKDDEMDDYWGTLLRSMYTLFTIMTLEGWNQVSNDTAKFYPNSKLFFVIFVCFATLTVMNVVTGIILNTFLTVNEKFSEEKCSKGRCDRYAEVTSILGEAIKGAPSGEQACMSREATSQFVSARTCSKDTMEEHTAASDISNAGNQRMKGEGDKLASKMMKVGQSIGLKMRNTMWRIMPALARSREEITGEIIFGDIERGDADDHNNAPAGGTQSLNLPEPLTPTNARGGATVLQDGTSPSTSRKPTASEILNDLMDAVETSPSGELSTLTAHLPVRSPGAPAPQPAANNSIQGACKVNMSGDMRSNDCVVYGYRNEGEVGSTEMLRFVAAQTGDHAVIDMTFRDPYATLTDPSIKQALRHAGVPMFQAYEVLNMYYANGLYQVTVSEFAAACERLPGNTSGKDLLSFELAFARRLSVLEARIAQVGSKLDLLLEYFANSAVAPGNKH, translated from the coding sequence ATGGTGACCACTGCCGGTAACAGCATGGGGGGTGGCGCCGgcgacctagccgctggcGAGTCCCTTCCCCTCAACATGCGCCTGGCTGCTGCCTCGAGGGCAACGCCCGTCAGAGAAGGCCTTCCGGGAGGAAACAGCTTCGGCGAAACTGCGGCCATCTCTAGCAGCGTCACCTCGTACCCTCCGCTGAGGTATTGCGGCAGTGGCGTTGTCGATGCGCGCAAGTACCGTGAGGAGCTTCTGATGATCACTCGGAACCATGAGGACATGGGAAAGCGGATGTACACCCACCCTTACTACAAGTGGTTCCTCATGGGGATTGTTGTGGGTTACTCTTGCTTCCTGGGATTCTGCACCCTGCTCGACTGGCATGATTTCTCGACTCCCTGGGTGACCACCATCTTTGTTTTTCGCTTTTTGTTTTTTGTCGTGTTCACGTTCGACCTGATCATGCAGAGTACGCAGGATATGAACATAAAAATATATCGAAACCCTGAGTTTCTTGTTGATTTGGCCCTGCTAATCTGCGAGGCTGCCAGCACGATTTATGTCGCGCACGCGGTGTTAAATCACTGCAGCTCGCTACCCGTCGTTGTCGACAAGTGTCAGCAGGACCTGAACAATCTGAGGATCTGGTCATGTATTCCGTTGCTTCGGCTCTACAAGCTGTGCATGCACTGCGGACCGCTCCGAACCCTGACGAAGGGTATTCTGTTGAGTATTCAGTCCCTGGCGTGGACTGCTGTTTTCGTTGTCATGGTCATCTACGCATGTGCCATATACACTACCTGGGTCTTCACGGAGGTTAAGGACGATGAGATGGACGACTACTGGGGAACGCTGCTGCGGTCGATGTACACCCTGTTCACCATCATGACGCTGGAAGGTTGGAACCAGGTGAGCAACGACACGGCCAAGTTCTACCCGAACTCGAAGTTGTTCTTCGTGATTTTCGTCTGCTTCGCCACGCTGACGGTGATGAACGTGGTCACGGGTATCATTCTGAACACGTTCCTGACGGTAAATGAGAAGTTTAGTGAAGAAAAATGCAGCAAGGGTCGATGTGACCGGTACGCCGAGGTCACTTCGATTCTGGGTGAGGCTATCAAGGGTGCGCCGAGCGGGGAGCAAGCCTGCATGTCGCGTGAGGCGACATCACAGTTTGTCTCTGCTCGTACATGTTCTAAGGACACTATGGAAGAGCACACGGCCGCTTCGGATATTTCCAACGCAGGCAATCAGCGCATGAAGGGAGAGGGTGACAAATTGGCGtcgaagatgatgaaggtGGGCCAGTCGATTGGGTTGAAGATGCGTAACACTATGTGGCGTATAATGCCTGCGCTGGCCAGATCACGCGAAGAAATCACAGGAGAAATCATTTTTGGCGACATCGAGCGGGGCGATGCCGATGATCACAACAACGCGCCCGCCGGTGGAACGCAGTCGCTTAATCTCCCGGAACCGCTGACACCAACCAACGCCCGCGGAGGCGCCACGGTCTTACAGGACGGCACAAGCCCTAGCACCTCAAGAAAGCCAACGGCAAGTGAAATTCTAAACGACCTCATGGATGCGGTTGAGACGTCGCCCTCAGGAGAGCTCAGCACTCTTACGGCACATCTCCCCGTGCGCTCGCCGGGCGCCCCTGCTCCGCAGCCTGCCGCAAACAACTCGATTCAGGGCGCATGCAAGGTTAACATGAGCGGCGACATGAGGTCGAATGACTGTGTGGTCTATGGCTACCGCAATGAGGGTGAAGTGGGATCGACCGAGATGCTGCGCTTCGTCGCGGCGCAGACCGGAGACCACGCAGTCATCGACATGACCTTCCGCGACCCCTACGCCACGCTGACAGATCCGTCAATcaagcaggcgctgcgccatGCCGGAGTGCCGATGTTCCAGGCGTACGAGGTCCTCAACATGTACTACGCGAATGGACTGTATCAGGTGACCGTCTCCGAATTCGCCGCCGCGTGCGAGCGCCTTCCCGGCAACACCAGCGGCAAGGATCTGCTCTCCTTCGAACTGGCCTTTGCGCGACGCCTCAGCGTGCTCGAGGCGCGCATCGCCCAGGTAGGCAGCAAGCtggacctgctgctggagtaCTTCGCCAATTCTGCCGTGGCACCGGGTAACAAGCACTAA